The following are encoded in a window of Limibacter armeniacum genomic DNA:
- a CDS encoding lytic transglycosylase domain-containing protein, translating into MRLKIWLLSMLCQLMAFGLMAQNIPDELYVLNTKVRITQGGKAEIAKKVNSLTSYSIGFQEYVHRCDIYFPQITKVFRREGVPEEFKFLALQESTLKPDVVSKSNAVGYWQFKIETARERGLRVDGNPEEAGVEIDERMNIISSSEAAAAYLKKSYKYLNSWVYALLSYNTGLTGCKNWIEQNRLDPYNITVDENTHFYILHFLANYIAFKDQVELNAPAISLVPFNTNGRTLQSISTAVAVDETKMSEYNQWLRVDGYIPSDKVYTVLLPAANFEEATDLMAAVTPISSSRSRGRKNYVYDEAFLNEYPFIFKDPILSETTDVKKLRRVNGLRAIVAKEGDDMKSLAKSAGISRWKFRKLNDLSRKYKVESGTFFYLEERPDQIMLGSYYLTQSGDKLPEIAKRFGIELKSLRKLNGIGKNEEIGMGRKIFFSK; encoded by the coding sequence ATGAGGCTGAAAATATGGTTGCTATCAATGCTATGTCAGTTGATGGCTTTCGGACTGATGGCGCAGAATATTCCTGATGAGCTGTATGTCTTGAATACAAAAGTTAGGATTACACAAGGAGGAAAAGCTGAAATTGCGAAAAAGGTCAACTCTCTAACGAGTTACAGCATAGGTTTTCAGGAATATGTTCACCGATGTGATATTTATTTTCCACAGATCACCAAAGTGTTCAGAAGAGAGGGTGTCCCTGAAGAGTTTAAGTTTTTGGCGTTACAAGAAAGTACGCTGAAACCTGATGTTGTCTCCAAGTCAAATGCAGTTGGGTACTGGCAGTTCAAGATCGAAACAGCCCGTGAAAGAGGCTTAAGGGTAGACGGTAATCCTGAAGAAGCAGGAGTTGAGATTGACGAACGCATGAATATTATCAGTTCCAGCGAGGCAGCGGCAGCTTACTTGAAAAAAAGCTATAAGTACCTTAACTCATGGGTATATGCACTTTTGAGCTACAATACAGGGTTGACAGGCTGTAAAAACTGGATTGAGCAAAACAGACTCGATCCTTACAATATTACAGTAGATGAAAATACCCATTTCTACATACTGCACTTTTTGGCAAATTATATAGCCTTTAAGGATCAGGTTGAGTTAAATGCCCCTGCAATCAGTTTGGTGCCTTTCAATACCAATGGCAGAACACTCCAAAGTATTTCAACTGCTGTAGCAGTGGACGAAACTAAAATGTCAGAGTATAACCAGTGGTTAAGAGTAGATGGTTACATCCCCTCAGATAAGGTTTATACAGTTTTGCTTCCTGCAGCAAACTTTGAAGAGGCAACTGACTTGATGGCTGCAGTAACACCTATCAGTTCTTCACGATCAAGAGGACGTAAAAACTATGTTTACGATGAGGCATTCCTAAACGAGTACCCATTTATTTTTAAAGACCCAATTCTCTCAGAAACAACAGATGTTAAAAAGTTGAGAAGAGTAAATGGCTTAAGGGCAATTGTGGCGAAAGAGGGTGATGACATGAAGTCTTTGGCAAAGAGTGCAGGAATTTCAAGATGGAAATTTAGAAAGCTAAATGACTTGTCTCGAAAATATAAAGTGGAAAGTGGTACATTTTTCTATTTGGAGGAAAGGCCAGATCAAATCATGTTAGGATCATATTACTTGACGCAAAGCGGAGATAAGTTACCTGAAATCGCAAAACGATTTGGTATTGAACTCAAAAGCCTCAGGAAGTTGAATGGAATAGGGAAGAATGAGGAAATAGGAATGGGGAGAAAGATATTTTTCAGTAAGTAA
- a CDS encoding caspase family protein, which translates to MRLFKDLWIGVKILLLLVFFQFQGVQEGVAQVRRALLIGINEYNSNNAVGEWQNLEGAVNDAQSVASMLKARYGFKSRNIELLTKNAETSRKGIVKAFEKITEKVESGDVVMFYYAGHGTQVRNSSFYEEDKLHEAIVPSDGSKGIDRYILDVEMNHYFNQILDKGAQLNVIIDGCHSGSGSRGKLSIESYKTRYVPSSALDIKKKFEKSVSLAERGAMVLSAAHDFQLAKEFKDLNNNSHGAFTYALLKAMQTGNANEPVANLHKRINSIMKYHAIPKQNPVIEVSSDRASQPLFGGVSDGGQSEKLMIGVIDAKEDGYLVLDGGYAVGINKGSKLVKQLDNGDKVEVEVESVNGLVESVGKVKSEADYGKIEAGDLLELDGWMIGGESFLTVWSPDAVFSEAELKTLSEEVQRLKSDMITLVKDPVEEEVTHLLTFVNNEWVLVDCCGSPEVKLGSKLTAKKLRNILKAEKCGKVASVKLFVNFPPPTSLLTKLKQSFGDNSSVQFTTSPSSANYILTGSYNSGSGLSYGWVHAHLDAQKSQQAGEKELDQDHPMPINSDWQSLKDGVESVTGMLVDHALQLGKIKSWLTLESPPSTFPYSIAMKNANTGAILDGGVLTSGNSYGLVLVKNVELYKQWDEQNQFVYVFVIDSHGGMSLVFPTANSGLGENGIKQMGLKDGFYIKEIPITGPTDIGVVPPYGTDNLIMLTSDNPISDLSVFQSVGVKHGTTTARGSSPVKLSALEKLLQSRSKSTRSKPERTPNTWSIEHVHFTSVERNND; encoded by the coding sequence ATGAGACTTTTCAAAGATTTATGGATAGGAGTGAAAATTCTGCTCCTACTTGTATTTTTCCAATTTCAAGGAGTGCAAGAAGGTGTAGCTCAGGTAAGAAGGGCGCTCTTGATCGGAATCAATGAATACAATTCCAATAATGCTGTAGGAGAATGGCAAAATCTGGAGGGTGCTGTCAACGATGCTCAGTCAGTTGCGAGTATGCTAAAAGCCCGCTATGGCTTTAAGTCAAGAAATATTGAACTGTTGACCAAAAATGCTGAAACAAGTAGAAAAGGTATCGTCAAGGCATTTGAGAAAATCACAGAAAAGGTGGAATCAGGAGATGTGGTTATGTTCTATTATGCGGGACATGGTACGCAAGTCCGTAACAGTTCCTTTTATGAGGAAGACAAGCTTCATGAAGCAATTGTACCTTCAGACGGTAGCAAAGGGATAGACCGTTATATTTTGGATGTTGAAATGAACCACTATTTCAATCAGATTCTGGATAAGGGCGCACAACTAAATGTGATCATAGACGGGTGTCACAGTGGTTCAGGTAGTCGAGGTAAGTTGAGTATTGAGAGCTATAAGACTCGTTACGTGCCATCTTCAGCCTTGGATATCAAAAAGAAATTTGAAAAGTCAGTCAGCCTTGCAGAAAGAGGGGCAATGGTACTTTCGGCAGCCCATGACTTTCAGTTGGCAAAGGAATTCAAGGACTTAAACAACAACTCACACGGTGCATTTACCTATGCGCTTCTGAAAGCTATGCAAACAGGAAATGCGAATGAGCCTGTTGCCAACTTGCATAAGCGTATCAACTCCATCATGAAGTATCATGCAATACCTAAGCAAAATCCTGTGATTGAGGTAAGTAGTGACCGAGCGTCACAACCACTTTTTGGTGGTGTATCAGATGGTGGTCAGTCAGAGAAGTTGATGATTGGTGTGATTGATGCCAAGGAAGATGGTTATCTGGTATTGGATGGAGGGTATGCAGTTGGCATTAATAAAGGAAGTAAACTTGTTAAGCAACTTGATAATGGAGATAAGGTTGAGGTAGAAGTAGAGAGTGTCAACGGGTTAGTAGAGTCTGTAGGAAAAGTTAAGTCTGAGGCTGATTATGGTAAAATAGAAGCAGGAGATTTACTCGAACTGGATGGTTGGATGATTGGCGGCGAAAGCTTCTTGACTGTTTGGAGTCCTGATGCCGTATTTTCTGAAGCAGAATTGAAGACTCTTTCTGAAGAAGTACAGCGACTAAAGTCTGACATGATCACCCTTGTAAAGGATCCAGTTGAGGAAGAAGTAACGCATCTGCTCACTTTTGTAAATAATGAATGGGTATTGGTTGACTGTTGTGGAAGCCCTGAAGTGAAATTAGGAAGTAAATTGACGGCAAAGAAGTTACGTAATATTCTGAAGGCTGAAAAGTGTGGTAAAGTAGCTTCAGTAAAGTTATTTGTGAATTTCCCGCCACCAACTTCATTGCTGACAAAACTGAAGCAAAGTTTTGGAGACAATAGCAGCGTTCAGTTTACCACCTCACCGTCCTCAGCAAACTATATTTTGACAGGAAGCTACAATAGTGGAAGTGGACTGTCTTACGGTTGGGTACATGCTCATCTTGATGCTCAAAAAAGTCAGCAGGCAGGAGAGAAAGAACTTGATCAGGATCACCCAATGCCTATCAATTCTGATTGGCAGTCATTGAAAGATGGTGTAGAGTCTGTAACAGGTATGTTGGTAGACCATGCCTTGCAACTTGGTAAAATCAAGTCGTGGTTGACGTTGGAGTCTCCTCCTTCGACTTTCCCCTACAGTATCGCCATGAAGAATGCCAATACTGGAGCCATATTGGATGGCGGAGTTCTGACTTCGGGTAACTCATATGGGTTGGTACTTGTGAAAAATGTTGAGTTGTACAAACAATGGGATGAGCAAAACCAGTTTGTCTATGTTTTTGTAATCGACAGCCATGGTGGTATGTCATTGGTTTTCCCAACTGCTAATTCAGGGTTGGGGGAAAATGGTATCAAACAAATGGGCTTGAAGGATGGCTTCTATATCAAGGAAATCCCCATAACAGGTCCGACAGATATTGGAGTAGTTCCTCCATATGGAACAGATAACCTTATAATGCTGACATCAGATAACCCAATTAGCGATTTGTCTGTTTTTCAGTCTGTGGGAGTCAAACACGGCACTACAACTGCTCGAGGTAGTAGTCCAGTTAAGCTTTCAGCATTGGAGAAGTTATTGCAAAGCAGAAGCAAATCTACACGTTCTAAACCTGAAAGAACTCCAAATACATGGTCTATAGAGCATGTTCATTTTACTTCAGTAGAGCGAAACAATGATTAA
- a CDS encoding NfeD family protein: MGELITVFSLVGVGVILMIVEFFFIPGTTVAGILGFLSAVTGVYLGYDYFGDTTGHLILLGTGIATAIAFIWSFRSNTWNRFALKDQITSKVNEDVVPLQVGDLGKTISALRPMGTAEFGGEIYEVRTQGRFLESGLPIRVERVESSKVFVTQI; this comes from the coding sequence ATGGGTGAACTGATAACAGTATTTTCGTTGGTTGGAGTTGGGGTAATCTTAATGATTGTCGAGTTTTTCTTTATTCCAGGAACCACAGTTGCAGGAATTCTCGGCTTTCTGTCTGCTGTTACTGGTGTATACCTTGGCTATGATTATTTCGGCGACACCACCGGACACCTAATTCTACTAGGTACTGGTATAGCTACAGCTATTGCCTTTATCTGGAGTTTCAGGTCTAATACTTGGAACAGGTTTGCACTCAAAGACCAGATCACAAGCAAAGTCAATGAAGATGTGGTTCCGCTTCAGGTAGGAGACCTTGGCAAAACAATTTCTGCTTTGAGACCAATGGGTACTGCTGAATTTGGCGGTGAGATTTATGAAGTCAGAACGCAAGGACGCTTTTTGGAAAGTGGATTACCTATACGGGTAGAAAGAGTAGAATCTTCCAAGGTCTTTGTAACGCAGATCTAG